In Rhodamnia argentea isolate NSW1041297 chromosome 4, ASM2092103v1, whole genome shotgun sequence, the following proteins share a genomic window:
- the LOC115740997 gene encoding FCS-Like Zinc finger 14-like, whose amino-acid sequence MLGKRPRSVIGKLSELLVSGSAGLLESAVAAAAASPRSPLNFRIQSPRGPRCYDLGGVGLGIVAALEKPGDAKILLLPKNCACRPGSARPGPKRAGPSAAGVRAGAAVDDDMEDYTYVTFHGPNQSFTMVYDGEGECDGIGHGGCRKSGGGLGESMRPAGGVGGGGGGGGGGEGPVFQTLDFLNSCELCGKKLHGEDIYMYRGEKAFCSAECRSTQIMKDERKEQCRSEAPRVADRSGTPYSEGLIFSTSILAI is encoded by the exons ATGCTGGGCAAGAGGCCGCGGTCGGTGATCGGTAAGCTGTCGGAGCTGCTCGTCTCCGGCAGCGCCGGGCTTCTGGAatccgccgtcgccgccgccgcggcgAGCCCGAGGAGCCCGCTGAACTTCAGGATTCAATCGCCGAGAGGACCCAGGTGCTACGATCTCGGCGGGGTTGGGTTGGGGATCGTTGCGGCTCTCGAGAAGCCCGGGGATGCCAAGATCTTGTTGCTCCCCAAGAACTGTGCTTGCCGCCCGGGCTCGGCCCGACCTGGCCCGAAGAGGGCTGGGCCCTCCGCGGCCGGAGTCCGCGCGGGGGCGGCGGTGGACGACGATATGGAGGACTACACTTACGTGACCTTCCATGGGCCGAACCAGTCGTTCACGATGGTGTATGACGGGGAGGGCGAGTGCGATGGGATAGGTCACGGCGGGTGCCGCAAAAGTGGTGGGGGACTCGGTGAGTCGATGAGACCAGCGGGCGgcgtcggaggaggaggaggaggaggaggaggaggggagggtCCAGTTTTCCAGACTTTGGACTTCCTCAATTCTTGTGAGTTGTGTGGAAAGAAGCTCCACGGCGAAGACATATACATGTACAG AGGGGAGAAAGCGTTCTGCAGCGCGGAGTGCCGGTCGACGCAAATAATGAAGGACGAACGTAAAGAACAGTGCCGATCGGAAGCTCCGAGAGTTGCCGATCGCTCGGGAACGCCCTACTCCGAGGGTCTGATCTTCTCGACCAGCATTCTGGCGATTTAG